The DNA sequence tgtactccatagaacttaactcttacGGTTATATTATTCCACTGTCAGGAATTTTTTGATTGGTGGGCCGGTGGCAAAaggaatataatattatctttaAGTTTTTGGCCcacaactttttttttcaaaaatatgggcCCACAACTTAAAATAAGATACAAAGAAATCATAAGTGGAATGTTggaaatttgaatattattttctaacGCGCGTCCTGTATTCAAAAGTAATCATACAAAAAGGAGCCAACATTttctttagaaaataaaaaatgtgataATACATAACTAATAAAACTAATATGTTTTTCACTATACAATGATGAGCAAAAGagaaatacataaatttaatataaaaaagtataCAAATAGAGTATATCATGCCTTAGGATattagaaagaaaataaaatttatatatcacaaatattcaaataacaCCATGAACAAGAATGCACCATAACACATGAGATTCATCAAATTCTATATACAAGCTGAATTAGTATGAAGAATAATCAGCTAAAGGAAAATGATAACGACTCCTAACTAATAGAaaactaaatttatataaaagtaaTGTCATCgatatatcaaatttaataaatatttgctAGCAATCATGGATATTTAGAACCCTGGcctaatatatgattaataaaaaaatttaataaatatttgctAGCAATCATCATAAAAAGAACCTGTGAATATAAGTTTCTAAGTTGTGTAGTTGCAGCTGAAGCTTGCTCGGCTGTGATACAGCCAGTAGCGAGAAATTCACCCTGGTGCTTGTGAAGAAGAGAAAGTGCATAGATATTACAGAGATATTTAAGTTGTGTTTAACCCCCCTTCCAGGAACTTCCTGTTTCAATTTATCAATGAACCTGCAGAAAGAGAATAACATAACACGATTACGTTTATAATATGCAAAAGAATCTAATATCAGCAAACTACATACTGCATTATGTCTGACCTTTTTCCCAGCCTGTAGAACCAGTTTCAGCAGCTATCTCGGTTTTACACTCAAGTATCAGGTATTCCATTTAGTCTTTCAAGAAAAACTTGATCAGTTGGCGAGGGGGTCATACTATTAACTAGTTCTCTGAGGCTACTCAAGTATATGCGTGCAACAAAAACAGACTTATGTTCAACTCCAACGAAAAGTTGATAATTTTACGCGAATTAATGGTGCTGAAGCTCATGGAGCATTTTTTAAGATGCATATAACTCTCCCGGGCATAACTGTTGGTGATATTGGTACAAAATTCGGAAATGGAGCATACAACTCAATGGACAATAAAACCTTAGGAACGTGTGTAAAGAGCACACTAGTTTAGCTTAGTTATCGCACACAGATTACTTATGTCTATTGATTTTCCACAAGATGATGGGAAAAGTTAATTTATGCTTGCCATGTATTTTATGGTCTTGACCCTCCACCATAAGACGAGCATAAACAACAACATGTGTTGATACTTTTACTAAGCCTCCAGGCCACCATTATTGGAGATATAGCAAATCAAGGACATGAATGAAGGTTAAGAGATTCTATTGAATTGAAAGTTAATCAAGTCGGACAATCAGCAAGTTAATTTGTTAGTAAATTGCACTTTGCACCCACTATGTTATAGCGCATTTTCGTTTTGGtcttaaagtatttttttttgcagAACACAACCCTATAGTTTTAATATCGCTTCGGTTTGCACCCTTTGACCGCCTCCCGTTAGCTTTGACCGTTAACTCTAACGTTGGTGGGGTTATTGCAGTCATTTACTAACTCTAAATCTATTTTAATCTAAATAAACACAGTAATATACCCCTTCTCGTTTTATCAGAGTATTATCACCGCCTAACCATTTTCCCGCCCCCCAAATCAGACGAAGCGACATAGCAAAACCCTAGCAAAATCGCACGATGAGAGGTCGATTACGGCTTGTCAGTGATGATAACTTGAAGAGTGTAACATGGGCTGAAGTTCCTGATTGGTATTGGCTTATGACGCTTGAAGGAGATGCTGTTGTGCCCAAAATCGATGTCCCTGCTATAGCCGATGGATATGAAGCACCTGATTACGGGGGTAAGTATCCCAAATCAAGTCTTGTAATGTTGATTTCATATGTGCGTTCATAGTGTACTGTGAATCTTGTATGCATGCATGATGGATTAGGGTTGGATTTGTTTATTGCAGTGGTCCCTGAGAATATTGTGTATTGTCATGTAGTGCCCTTTTTATATTCAATTGACTGTATCTTGTGCTGATTAAAGTTGTGTCTTTTTTGTGTTGTGGCTTTTTTGTGTTGTGCCCTTTACTGTTTCGGTTTTTGGACTGTAAATAACTGtaacttaatttatttgaacAGCTAACTCTCCAAATTTTACCATAAAACTTTTCCATGGTGGagaatttgatgaaaaatttgAAAACTATACTGATGGGGATGTCAAGTTCTTTGACATGTGCTCAGCACATACTTTTAAACTGTTTGATCTTCAATCAATGTGTGAGGAAATTGGGATGGGTGATGGCTCATATGATCTGTGGTTCTCAATTCCTCACCAACCATTAAGTGCTGAAATGTTGCTTCCGATAGATAGTGAAAAGGATGTGGGCACAATGTTGGACTTGCTAGTTTATACCAATTGTATGATAGTCTACACATCTGCAAAAGATCAAGGTGAAGTGGATTTGTTAGATTTCTCAATGACACAATTTGAACTAGATGAAACAGAGAGAAGAGTGAGTGAGATGTATGATGAGACTGAAGCACCTGAGAAAAAGAGTGAGATGTCTGAAAATGCTGAATTGGAGGAGAAAGTTAGTTTTCATGGGGATAGCTCGAATTTAGATTCAACTGAGAGTGAGGTTGAAACAGCcccaaagaagaaaaagagaagaATTCCCCCTCCAAATCCACCCTTCAGGCTAAGGAAAAGAGGGAGATACTCAATGTTGAGGGTATGACTGTATAAATTTCTTCCTTTGTTATAATCTTTCTTCCATTTGCTGTCTTTGTTAATGTATGTGTGCTATATTGCAGGGGCTGTTCAAGAATACTGAGGATAATCCAGTTATATTGGATGATGATAATGGTCCTCCATTGACCCAAACAAGCCAAGCAAGCCAACCAACTGAAGAGAAAGTGCAGATGAAGAGTAAATCCAAGAAAAAAAGTGTTGGCAAGAGGAGACATGGAAGCATTAAAGGCAGCAAAAAGAGACTAAAAGTCATCCCAGTGCCATTTGAGGATAACAGTGAAAGAGAGCCAATTCATGACAATGCAGCTGCTAATGAAGAGGAGAATGCAGCTGCTAATGAAGAGGAGAATGCAGCTGAGGATGGAGATGAGAATGCAGCTGAGGATGGAGATGAcaataaagctgagaatgaagatgacAATAAAGCTGAGAATCAAGATAAGATGGCTGATGACCTGTTTGATGAGGCTGAGATTGATGATGACAGCTCAGTTGGTGAATATAATAGTGCAGATGAGAGGATGGCAGAGGACTCATGTGATGAGGATGGCGATGAGTACCCTGAATTCAATGAGTTGACAGACATGGAAAATCCAGAATTCAGGGCGGGCATGCTATTCACTAGTGGAAAAGTATTTAGATCTGCAGTTAGGAAATATGCAATTGTGAACCAAAGGGCAATCAGGCTGAGGAAAAATCTTTCAGATCAGATCAAATGGGTGTGCACTAAGGGCTGCCCATGGAAGTGTTATGGCAAGAAGCAACAAAGGACTAATACAATACAAATCAAAGCATATTGCAAGTTACACACTTGCAATCCAACTTGGGTGCAAAAATGTGTTAATTCTACGTGGATTGCTGAAGAATATGAGGATGAAATTAGGCTTAATCCTAATTGGGGTGCAAGTGCCTTTCATGCTCGGGTTGTGAATGATTTAAAATGCAAGATCACTAAGTCTATGATCTACAGAGCTCTGAAGAAAGCTAAAGAGAACATAGCAGGCAAGCATGAAGCTGAGTATGCAAAAGTGTTTGCATATGGTAATGAACTAAAAAAGCAGATGCCTGGCTCCACTGTCAAGATCATGTCTGAAGAAGAGGTTGCTGGAATGAGATTTTTAAGGATGTACATCTGTCTTGCACCACTAAAAGAGGGTTTTTTGGATGGTTGTAGACCAATAATTGGTTTAGACGGCTGCCATTTGAAGGGACCACTTGGTGGTATATTATTGACTGCAGTTGGGACAGATCCCAACGATGGGATGTACCCAATTGCATGGGCGGTAGTCGAAGCGGAGAATAATTCAAGTTGGGACTGGTTCATTGGTCTGCTTAAGGATGATTTGAACATAACAAATGATGCAAATTACACTTTCATTTCAGACCGGCAGAAAGGACTGGTACATGCCCTGGAAAACCAAGTTCCCAGTGCTGAGCATCGCTTCTGTGTTATGCACCTCTACAGGAATTTATGGAAGGAGCATAAAGGGATCGGTGTCCGAAGGCTGCTATGGTCAGCTGCCAGGGCAACTACTGAATATTTTTTCAACAAGCACATGGAtgaactaaaaaaggtaatttctTATATTTCACCTAATTTCTATGTATTTCACCTAATTTCTATGTAAATCTGTACTGTTGTCTAAATTAATATCTAAATTCACCTAAATTACTATGTATATCTGTACCAAATTGGTAGGTTGCACCTAGGGCATATGAATGGCTGGCTgcaaagccaaggtcccaatgGAGTAGGTCTGCTTTCAGGGAGGTCAGCAAAACAGACACATTTGTGAATAATAACTGCGAGGTTTTTAATCATGCCATAAACAGCTTCAGAGACATGGGAATTGTTACCATGTTCAGTGCAATTCACAAAACTTGTATGGAAAGAATTAGTAAAAGAAAGTCCAAAATGGAGAGGAGGAGTACAAGGTTTTGCACAAAACCACTCAAAAAGCTGCACAAGTCAGTACACAAACTTCTCTAAATTGTCTAAAATTTCTAATTTGTCTAAATTGTGTTAACTATTTGAATATTGTGTCTTGCAGATCAATGGAAAAGGCTGGAAGTGCAAGACCAGTATGGAATGGGGGTAGTAAATTTCAAGTCACAATGACTGAAGGTGGGCACCAGATTGTGGTTGACTTGAAAGAGAGAACTTGTGCATGTAGAAAATGGCAACTAACAGGTATTCCCTGCTTCCATGCATGTTCTTGCATTTTGTTTCAAAAGGAAAGTCCATTGGACTACATGCATGAGTGCCACAACAGAGAGTGGTATTTGAGGGTGTATGGCCATGTCCTGGAACCAATAAATGGGGAGCAATATTGGGAGGAAACACATGAAACACCTCTACTGCCTCCCAATATTAAAGTGGCTCCAGGAAGGCCTAAGAAAAACAGAGAAAAAAAGGGAGATGTTGTTCAAACAAGGCCAAATGACCCAACCATGTTGAAGAGGACTGGCACTTCAGGTAGATGTGGGTGGTGTAAGGAGTGGGGACACAACACTAGGACTTGCACTTCTAAGGTATTACTAAACTGTtcattttatgattttaatgcAATTATAAGGTCCTCTAACTATGCTTAATTGGTAGAAACTTGATGAGGAGAAAAAACTACAAGAGGAGGGAGCAACTGCTAGCTCTAAGGAACCCACTGCTGCTGGCAAACAGGTATAATTCTAACCACTCTTAATATTGATGTAAATGATAGAACTCTTAAAACTTGTAAATTTCATGTAGAAAAAGAAGGTGCAATTCAAAGACACACCTGCCAATGAACAAAGCAATTCAATAAGGACTTCACCAAGAACAAAGCAATTGGCCAAAAAAAATGTTAGGACTTCACCAATGAAAAGTGGCGGCAAGATCATACCATCTACCACAACCACAAGTGTTGCTTCTCATGGAGGTATAATCAGGCCCTTCAAAGCTCCAGCAAAAGTCCTTCACAAAACTCCATTGGATGTCCAGCCAGTACATGGCCAGAAGTTTACATCACTTAAAAATTTGCAAGCTGCAGTACAGGAGAGGAAAAATAGCAAGGGAAAGAGCAAAATTTCAGAAGTTTGAAGCATTGCAGAAGTTTCTTTTTGTCAAAGTTACCACCCACTAAAACTTTAGTTCTTGGCCAACTGTTTTTGTAGACATTTATGTTTTTGCCGGATTTGAAGCCTTTACTTTATTCAGTTGGTGGTAGCTTTGTAGTAAATGTGGCTTTTAAGTGTTGCAACTGTTGTTTGGTGGATTTGTGTATCTCTTTATGAAACTTTCGAACATATTTATCTACCTATGCTTTTTTTTACATGTGTTTCTTTTTTCCATTCTTCATATTTATTCATGTTCAACAATATCACaacaataccattacaaataaGGGATCAactacaagaaaataaaattcattgcATTCAGTCACAAAGAGGTTACAGATTCGTCTACAATCTATGATGAAAGACAATACAACACAATTATAAACCAAGTACAGAGCAGTAGCAACAGTGCCTTGCTACAACCAGATTTTTTTTCTACTTCACCAACAGCAAGCCTCTCCATTTCTTCTCCATCTCTTTTTTCACCCTCAAGAATGTTAATCCTTCTTATAAGACCAGGAATGATTGCTTGAGCACGTGCACACAAAGGGGGATCTATCCACTGGAAATAGTTACAACATCGATCTGGACATGTCCAGAATCTTCGCCCAGCATTTGCAGTGGTCCAAGCCGTTTGTTGAGCCGCCCATTTCCTACAGAAGCACTTGCTAGCCATGGATTTTTCAACAAGAAAGATGTAAGATAGATGGGTGTTAGATGGGTGTGTGTATAAGTTTAGGGTTCTTATGTTTAAAATGGGGGTAAACTTCGAGCAGAGCCGTTAGAGTTAGTAAATGACTGCAATAACCCGCCCACTGTTAAAGTTAACGGTCAAATCTAACGGGAGGCGGTCAAAGGGTGCAAACCGAAGCGATATTAAAACTATAGGGTTGTGTTctgcaaaaaaaaatactttaagaCCAAAACGAAAATGCGCTATAACATAGTGGGTGCAAAGTGCAATTTActcttattattattagattaaattacactttgcaccccataagTTTGAGCGCTTTTTTGAATTGGTCTTAAACAATTTTTCTTGGCAAAACACACCCTATTGTTTAATTCTCgcttcactttgcacccttttaaCCATCTAACGGTTAGAGTGGACCGTTAACGCTAACAAATTCAAGGGTATAGTAGTAATTTCCCTCTCTCTTAACTCACCTCTCTCTTAACTCTCTTCTCCCTCTATCGGTCATCATCATCACCTTAATACTTCATCTTCCTTTCTCTTAAAATTCCCTTGCAACGAACCTCCTTCCGCTAATCATGTACCCACCACCGAATCCTACCCGCCAGGCCACCACCAATATAAATATCCatttataaacacacacacaatgcCGAGAATCAAAAATTGAACCCCATCCTCCAAGTCACTCCTAATCAAGCCCATCATCATTTTCCTCTTCGTCCTCTCTCTCTTCCTCTTCCCGAGTCTCGCCGCTCTCTTTCTCTTCTTCCTTCTCCCATAGTCCTTTATAGTCCTTTCGGTTGTATCTTGGAGAGAGTGTTCCATACACACATTTAAATACTCTTAtatagtatagttttataaatttaatgttcaaatttttattcagatcaaaagaaaatttcaaaaaaaagtttagGAATACATTTTATGCacgtcttaaaatgcgtgtcaaataatggaaaaaactgtaaacaaatatAAGGAACGGatggagtatattttatatatatatatttataaattattcaagaaagatattatattatatatactataatattttttcattattattgttttttattaataatttgtttcaTAGTACAAAATCATTTAAGATGgtaattattttatatcttttttgCAAGGAATTTTTTAATGTCTTTTACTTAtacaagaaatatatatattcgttcaagttttaatatttaaaatctgatattaaattaaaaaaagtaatatacattatgatttttgagatttttttgaacatatatatatatatatatatatatatatatatatttctatgtGAAATTTCTAGAATCTTGCGCATGTTTCTCATTTAAGATGTGGATTTTGGAGAAAATTAATCTCCACTGTGTATGATAGAGTTATGGGTTTGAGTGTGGGGATTGGGATAAAGACATTAATTACCTCCCAAAAGTGACACGATGGTCATTATTAAGTGAAATATATGATGGGAAAGTGTTAAATTAATGGGTTTAAGTTTGGGTGTCATGATATGGACATCACTTCCCACAAGTGATCGGATGGTCATTATTAAGTCAAACATGAGTGGAAagtgttatattatatatattgataatataaatgaaGATTTTAGAGTAAAAGGTTGGGAATTGGACAAAAATCTTAGTATATAATGTTGAGCGTCTAGGGATCGCTTCTCTTAATAGAAGTTACATACAttttaaagtaaagaaatgtattataagtgataagtattatatatgagttataagttattaaataatttggATAATGTGAGTTATAAGTTATTTAAGTCTCTAAATAATTTTGGTAAGAATGTTTGATGATTTAAAAAAGTGAATTGTTATTatgaaagaagaaaagaaagaagtagaagttataaggaaaaaaaatctgaacctaacatcagtgagtaaaataaaaaaaaattatagttaggtggtaaatttctaaaaacacaataagttgagtgacaaaaaaaaaattctatttttccatttataaataagttattgtttatttttatattgacTTAATTACCGGAAAAACTATTATacttttatgattttttcattttaaccataacACTAATTTTGTTGCAGAAAAATGCAACTAACTAATAGAAAACATATTTAAGAGAACCCAATTTTAACCATGGTTAAATGGATGTCCTATGCAACATtactaaaatatcatttttttttataattttagtttaaatatttGCATAATTGACCAAACAAGcagtttttatttgaattattagggttcgtcataatataattttaaattattgtcggctaaataattagtttagtttagcttacatttttttttggtaagaatttacacttattttaaaaattatatatatatatatatattaatattgttgaagaattatatatattgtcgAAAATTATAGCATTcgaattgtttgtttttttagatgaattctagttcaataaaattttattgtccaaacaattactaacaaaatgcataaaaaatatataatatttattaaaaatcatgtaaaaatctcaaaatatcatatatattatatgtgcttGTGTAAGTTTACCCGAACAAAACACATTTATCATATCCATGTTGCAGTAATATGTCGACAAAATTAGTAACCGATTCATAGAGCGATCaagaatttgaataaatttataaattcgatACAGTTATTTAAATCACATGAAAAATTATCAATACACAGGTATCTAGTAGGCTGATTGTGTTAAATTATGATTCGCTCtatatttgtgtaaaatatgaattagggTTTTGACCTTTTAATTGgatagtaaaaaaattaataaaatttgtatactaattaatttaataattaataacttgaCAATATATGTGACATCTCAATTTTAACTTAACTGTGGTTATGGATTAGTGAGGGTGGGTAttctgaatataattttttaaagttatttGCATTATCCTGCAATAAATATACTATTAAGgtcaaattgaaaaaaatatgatagtTGTATAGTTATTTTGGTAATTTAGTCTTTTATATTCTACCACCCCGTTGATCCGTTTTGTACTATTCATGCGCATTCCAACTCTCACTGACTATAATAGATATAATCATATGCTCcccatcattttattaaattcaatgACTGTATTGATCGAATCCCGAACCACCCACTAATTAAAATAGATATGATCTAAGATTCGAAGATTGTATTTACTGAATCCCCAACCTCCACTATCATATACGCTCCTCAATATAACCTCCCTTTATTATATTGAATAATTTTGCTGATCAAATCCCCGAACCCCAACTCCCACCGACCCGTAACAAATATGATCCAACGCTTCTCAATATAATCttccaattttatatattatccaACAGTTCTCAATATAGCCATCCATTTATTGCATTTAGTAAGTGAGTTGTAGATGTGCAACGGTTCTCAATATAGCCATCCATTTATTGTATTCACTACGTGAGTTGTAGATGTGTAactcatttataaatatatgagtCATAGACTCATACGAAAATAAGCTGAGGAAGATTTTGGAAAATAAGGCAAACCAAACGCAACAATTGAAATGGCCAAGAATGAACATTTCCCTGCTACTATAGACGAGATGTCATCTAAAGAAAAACATTCAGAGGTTGAAACTAGTCATTCAGGAGAAAAGGTACTTTGAATTTTGCAGTTACTTGTAAATTATAGTGTTTAATTTGAATAATCATTTGTGCAATTTATGACACTAGTATGATTATTTATTAATGAATATGCATATGTATAGGCACTACTTCAGTCAGTTGTTGGGCCAATTGAGCCTGACAATCCCTTCATAGTTGAGCAAGCATCTGCAGCAATGGAGGAACTCCTTAGGATGGCTCAAGCTGGAGAACCCCTATGGATTCCAAACACAGACAATGGTATTGAACGTTTGAGTAAAAATGAGTACTTAAGTAGTTTCCCCAAAGGGATCGAATTGGAACCTATGGAAATGAAATCTGAGGCATCGAGACAGTCTGCTGTTATTTTCATCAATCATACCAAACTCGTGGAAATCTTGATGGATGTGGTATGGTctccctccccccctctctcactctctctcccctgtatatgtgtgtgtccaTTAATGCATTTGAATTGTATGTTTATATGAAATTAGCCTTCAGATCATTGACTAATCTGCTTTATATCATCAGAAACAATGGTCAACTGTTTTTTCTGGCATTGTTTCACGAGCATCGACCATTGACGTTGTTTCAAATGGCATGGATGGAAATTATAACGGAGCCTTACAAGTGGTATGGATTAGTTGTTTTTTTATATCAGAAATAGTGTTTTGAAGATTGAGTATGAGATATAGGCAACACTAAAACCTGTGTATTTGATTTATACTTATAGATTTGCTTATAAAAGTTTTGAAACTAATTAAATACTAACTTGTATGATATCCAGATGACAGCTGACTTTCACGTCTTATCACCACTTGTTGCAACTCGAGAATACTGCTTTGTGAGATACTGCAAACAAATTGATAATGAGACATGGGCAGTTGCTGATGTTTCTTTGGAAAATTTGGGTCCTGCATCCATATCTCAAAGTCGAAGAAGGCCATCAGGCTGTATGATTCAGGACTTGCCTAATGGTTTCTCGAAAGTACAACCTTTTCTTTTAGTACTTCATTGTTTCATCATAATACAATAACACATTCTTTTCCCCTTTTTCTAAGAATATACAAATACTTTTCCAGGTTACATGGGTTGAACATGTGGAAGTTGATGATAGAAATGTTCATCATTTATACAAATCACTAGTTAACTCAGGTCTTGCATTTGGCGCAAAACGCTGGGTAATAACACTATATAGGCAATGTGCACGCCTTTTAAGTTTCCAGTCAAACAATATTCATGCAGAATATGTGAGAGGTACATAAGTCAATCCACAAGTCCCAATTATattggagtccttggagtcTAATATGTTATGCAACATATTAAACGagactccatagaactttttccagtatatatgtctatatgcgtgaataatatttatattaatctaCTTGAAACAGTGATGTTAACTCCTGAAGGGAGAAAGAGTATGCTTAAGCTAGCAGAGAGAATGGTGTTGGGCTATTGCAATGGTGTTGGAGTTTCTACTGAACATATGTGGACCATGTTTTGTGGTGACGGTGCTACAGATGCTAAAATCATGACCAGAAAGAATACAGATGATCCACGCACACCTGATGGTACTGTGATCAGCGCTGCATCTTCTTTCTGGATTCCAGTTCCTCCCAAAAGGGTTTTTGACTTCCTCATCGATGTGAGGTCAAGAAGCAAGGTAAGGAATATTTAGTTTACTATCATGTTCAACTATAGAATAAGACAAAAcaagtttaataaattatatatcaagagTAACGAGCTATATCATGTAGTATCAGACAAAATTGATTATATCCCAATTATTGAAATACTCGTATTCGAGAATTCTTATTGCTATGCTACATGTAAGggcttataatatataatgtcTCATGCATATCTGTTCGACTATGAAAAACATCACCTAGACAATCATATTGCACAAATTTCATAAAGAAAAGGTAAATGACATTAGATGCAACATTACAGAAATGATTTAATTCTTTATGATTTATATCTCCAAAATTACCTTTATATGAAAATGATTACGTGAAAATTATGATTGCAATACTTTGTGATGCTTATTCTAGAATGAAAGAAAATATCTAGTACTTACTGATTATCATGTATCTACAGTGGGACCTCTTAACCAAGGTTGGACAAGTACAACCAATTGTGCACATTGCTAATGGTCGTGATCCTTGTAGCCGAATATCCTTGTTGTGTT is a window from the Daucus carota subsp. sativus chromosome 8, DH1 v3.0, whole genome shotgun sequence genome containing:
- the LOC108198338 gene encoding homeobox-leucine zipper protein MERISTEM L1; translation: MAKNEHFPATIDEMSSKEKHSEVETSHSGEKALLQSVVGPIEPDNPFIVEQASAAMEELLRMAQAGEPLWIPNTDNGIERLSKNEYLSSFPKGIELEPMEMKSEASRQSAVIFINHTKLVEILMDVKQWSTVFSGIVSRASTIDVVSNGMDGNYNGALQVMTADFHVLSPLVATREYCFVRYCKQIDNETWAVADVSLENLGPASISQSRRRPSGCMIQDLPNGFSKVTWVEHVEVDDRNVHHLYKSLVNSGLAFGAKRWVITLYRQCARLLSFQSNNIHAEYVRVMLTPEGRKSMLKLAERMVLGYCNGVGVSTEHMWTMFCGDGATDAKIMTRKNTDDPRTPDGTVISAASSFWIPVPPKRVFDFLIDVRSRSKWDLLTKVGQVQPIVHIANGRDPCSRISLLCLHNPGKSNKYILQESCADPTASYVIYAPVDRISMNVVLSGGDPNYVDVLPWGFAILPDGPGKNLGGILDVGSGGSLLTVAFQIKIRSVPPENLTSGQVATINKLIQCTTKRIKNALVSDSNV